DNA from Roseimicrobium sp. ORNL1:
CCTTTCCCGGCTGGAGGATCCGGAGTTCACGATCAAGGACGCGCTCATCATCACGCCTTATCCCGGCGCCACGGCTGAGGAGGTTTCAGAGGAAGTAACAGATTTGATTGAGCGAGCCGCGCAACAACTTGGCCAGGTGGATCGCGTGGTCTCCCGCTCGGAGCGCGGGCGCAGCACCGTGACCGTCACCATCAAGGACCAATACGGAGCCAACGAATTGCCGCAGGTGTGGGATGAACTCCGCCGCCGTATCAATGATGCGCAGCGCGCGCTTCCTCCAGGCGCGGGCCCCTCGCTGGTGCTCGATGACTTTGGCGATGTGTTCGGCATCTTCTTCGCCATCACGGGAGAGGACTACTCCTATGCGCAGCTTCACGATGTGACGAAGATGCTCCGCCGGGAACTCCTGCTGGTGGATGATGTGCAAAAGGTCGAGCTCTACGGCGTGCAGCAGGAGGTCATCTACCTGGAGGTTTCCCGCGACCGCAGTTCCCAGCTCGGCATCAGTCCGGCAGAGATTCACGCCGCCTTGCGTGAGCAGAATCTCGTGGTGCCCAGCGGTGCGGTGGATGTCGGTGCCACACGGCTGGCCATCAGCCCCACGGGGGTGTTCCAGACGGTGGAAGAGTTCGGAGAGCTCATCATCCGGCGTGGTGAGCAAAGCGGGGAACTGGTGCACCTGCGGGACATCGCCACCATCCGCCGGGGTTATAGCGAGCCTCCGGACACCATCTTGCGCTATGATGGCAAGCCTGCCATCGGCCTCGGCATTTCCACACTCAGTGGTGGCAATGTGGTCACCATGGGAGCTGCCGTGGAACGGCGCATCCGCGATCTCGGCTCGGAGATCCCACTCGGGGTGGAGTTGCACAAGATCTCCTTCCAGGCGGACACGGTGACCGTCTCCATCAATGACTTCGTCTCGAATCTCGGGCAGTCCGTGGTGATCGTCATCGTGGTGCTGCTCCTCGCGATGGGCCTGCGAAGTGGATTGATCATCGGGGCCATCCTCCTCATCACCATCTGCGCGACGTTCATCGTGATGCATGCGAATGGGCTCATCCTTGAGCGCATCTCGCTCGGGGCCCTTATCATCGCGCTCGTCATGCTCGTGGACAATGCCATCGTCATCACGGAGGGCATGCTCATCGCCATTGAGAAGGGGGTGGACCGCATGAAGGCGGCCAAAGACATCGTCTCGCAGACGGCCATTCCGCTGCTCGGTTCCACCATCATTTCCGTGCTCGCCTTCGGCGCGATTGGCCTTTCTGATGACTCTACGGGGGAGTACTGCCGCTCGCTTTTTGATGTCCTTCTCATCTCGCTCCTGCTGAGCTGGCTCACGGCTATCACCATCACGCCGCTGTTTTGTTATCTCTTCCTCACCCCGGGGAAGAAGACTGGCGACGGCCCGCCGAAGGATCCCTATGCAGGCATCGTGTACCAGACCTACAAGAAGCTCCTGCTGCCCTGCCTGCGCTTCCGCTGGGCCACGGTGCTCGCCTTGGTGGGGCTCATGGCCCTTTCCATCTGGGGCTTCCGCTTTGTCGAAAACAGCTTCTTCCCCGACTCCACACGCGAGCAGTTCATGGTGGATGTCTGGTCGCCCGTCGGCACACGGCTCGATGCCAGCGCCAAGACGGCGGAGGAAATGGAGAAGCACCTCAAGTCCATGCCTGGGGTCACCCATGTCACCACCTGCGTGGGCCAGGGTGCTCTGCGCTTCCTGCTCACGTATGCGCCGGAGATGTTCGACTCTTCGTTTGTGCAGTTCATTGTCGACGTCGATGACCACAACAACATTGCCAAACTGCTGCCACAGGCGCAGAAGGAACTGAGCGAAAAGTACCCGGACGCCCTCATCATCACCAAGAGGTTCCTCCTCGGACCGGGTGCTGGCGGACGCATCCAGGCCCGCTTCTCCGGTCCGGATCTCACTGTGCTGCGCTCGCTGTCGGATCAGGCCATGGCGATACTGCGTGCTGACGGCGGCGCGATGGGCGTGCGCATTGATGCGCGCGATGAGATGCCGGTCGTCCGTCCGCAGTTCTCTGAAGCGCAGGCGCGGCTCGCCGGTCTCACGCGCACCGACCTGGGGCAGGCCCTAGCGGATGCCACTTCAGGACGCCGCATCGGCATCTATCGCGAAGGAGACGAGCTCATTCCCATCGTCGCCCGTGCCCCCGAGAGCGAGCGCAGCGATCCGCAGTACATTGAGAACATCCAGATCTTCAGCCCCGTGGTCCGGCGTGGCATTCCCATCCGCCAGATTGTCTCCGAGTTCTCGACTGAGCTGGAGGATCCCATCGTCACCCGGCGTGACCGGCTGGCCACCGTCACCGTGCATGCCGACCAGACGAGCGGTCTCGCCAGCACTCTTTTCGAGCGCATCCGCAAACCGATCGAGGACATCCCTCTGCCGCCCGGCTATGCGATGGAATGGGGTGGTGAACACGAGGACTCCACCCGGGCCAAGGGCGCGCTCGCGGGAACGCTTCCCATGTTCCTGCTCGCGATGGTGCTCATAGTCGTGTGCCTTTTCAACTCCCTTCGTATCACGGCCATCATCTGGCTCACGGTGCCACTCGCTCTCATTGGGGTGGTCATAGGTCTGCTGACCTTCAATCAGCCCTTTGGATTTATGGCGCTGCTTGGCGCACTCAGCCTCTCCGGCATGCTGATCAAGAACGCCATCGTGCTTATCGATGAGATCAACACACAACTGAAGTCGGGCAAGGTCCCCTGGGACTCCGTGGTGGATGCTTCCATCAGCCGCGTGCGCCCGGTGCTCATGGCTGTGCTCACCACCGTGTTCGGCCTCATCCCACTCACGATGGATGTCTTCTTCGGCGCCATGGCCGTGACCATCATCGTGGGCCTGCTCTTTGCTTCCGTGCTGACCTTGATCGTCGTGCCCGTGCTTTATGTGATCTTCTTCCGGTTTAAGGATACGGCCGCTCCTGATGCTGCACCCGCAGTGCCCGGCAGTGCGGGTGGAGCGGGAGCTACAGCGTGAGTGATGCCTGTATTGGTGGCGTATATGAAGTTATTCAGTGAGCGCTGGCACCTGGCACCGAGACGACTCCCAATGGTGTCGAAGAAACGAGTGAGGTGATGAAGCGCTTTGCGTCTTGGAGTGCGGTGGCACAGGCCTCCCTTGAGGCGGCGACACCGCGTTGAACGGAGGAATCTCGACCTGATGTTCCAGAGAACTTCAGTGAAATCCAGCATCCCAAGCTTCCTGCGGGAGATCATTTTGGGAATTGCAATGCCGTCCCGCATCCGTAGCGTTCATTCTCTTCGTTCAAAGCGGTGTCGCGCCTTGGCGCTTGCCGCCGCGCTCCAAGACGCAAAGCGCAGATTCAAGTCGGGAAGACTGGGTCACCTGCACGGTTCTTGTCCAGATGCCTTTCTTTCCTCACACCCGCCTCACTCCTCCGCCACCGTGAACGGATGCGCGATGAGCATCTCGTTGTTCGCATAGATGACCATGTGATACTTCCCTGCGGGAAACTTGTCTGGCAGTTCGAAGGAATAGACCAGCTCGGTATCTTCCAGTGGCCAGTCTTCCACGGTGATCTCGGAGTTCTTCAAGATGCTCTTCTCGCCCTTGTCATCGATCTGGCCGATGAACATGCGCACGGGCACTCCCTTTGTATTGCCGCCTGTGGTGGCACACTTGAAGACGAGATCGTTGTCCGAGGTCGTGAGCCCAGTCTTCTCCGTAGACTTGCCATCCTTGAAGGAAAGAATTGTCACGCCCGTGGCCTTGATGGGCGCCTCGCGGTCCTTGGTCGCCTTCACGAGGTAACCCGCCGTGCCGACGGGCTGGCCCTCGCAGGTGAAGAAGACCTTGAAGAAGCCCACCGGCCAGTTCTTTTTCAAGTTCCACTCGGCGGGTAGTTTGCCTTCCTTGTCAGTCTTGCCGCTGACTTCCACGATGCTCAGTCCCGCGCCCGCGGTTGTGCGCATGGCTTTCAGCTTGGCAGTGATCATTTTCTCCGCGCCCTGGGGACCGAAGTCGAAGATGAAGTACTGCTTCTGCTGGTTTTCAGGGAAAGTGAAATCGCTCAGCTCCGAGCCGGGTCCCGATCGCGTGCCAATGCTGCCTCCGATCTCGACTTTGAACCCACTCTTGCCGACCTCCGCCTTGTTGATGATGCTGTCGCTGAAGCAGCGCATTCCCTTGATCTCGAATCCGGGGTCCGCCGGCTGCTTCGGCTTGGCGGAGGGGTCCTGGCTCCATGCGAAAACGGCGAAGCTGAAGCAGAGGCAGATGACAGGCAGTTTCATGGGTGATGATGTTGAAGATTGCGGGAGCAAATTGGAAGGTTGGCGCTTGGTCAGGAAGAAGGGCTGCAGGCGAGATCATCCTTCACATGATGAAGCAAGGCAGCCCCACAGAAAGGCCAGGTACCCAATGGATTTCATGGTCGTCATGGCAAAGATGTGTTGGAAACAGCGGTCGACATTTGCCACATGCACCCTCCGGTGAAAAGTCGGAACAGCTATCTGGTAAAAAAGTTTCTCCACTTGAGAAGGATGGGCGCCTGCAGCACGCGGTTTCCCTTTCATTTCCTGTCATTCTCCGGCAAGTCATTTGCACGCGGGAGGGAATTGGAAGATTTTAACGGCCGCCAATGCCGCCTTCCTCGTCCGCCACCATCATGTTTCGCAACGAAATGTGGCGGTCTGCTCCGGCGGGTATTCTGGACACGGCGTACACCACCTTTGGCATGATCGTGGCGGTGAAGGTTTTCGACGCGAGTGATGCGGCGAAGGCCATGTTCCTGGGCAGCCCGCGCATCGGGATGATTGCTGCCATCTTTGTGGTGCCGATGCTGCTGCGCATGCGTAGCACGGTGGCGCAGACGGCTGCGGTCACGCAACTGGTGGCAGGCCTGTGCTTCGCGCTCTCGGCATTGTTTCCGCATTCAGAGGTGATGTTCATCACGGGTATCAGCCTGGGCTTCATCCTCTTCGCCCTGCAGATCCCGCTCATGACGCAGCTCTACCGGACGAATTATCCCCCGGCGAAGCGTGGCAGGCTCTATGCGATCACAGGCATCATGCGCGCGCTGGGGGCGGCCGTCTTCAGCTGGGGTGGGGGATGGCTGCTGGGCTGGAATCTGGAGGCGTATCCGTGGCTGCTGTGGTCCTTCGCCCTGATGGCAGTGCTCAGCGGGTGGCTGACCTATGGATTGCCGGCCACCCCGTGGGAAGTGCCCGAGTCCGGCGACCGGAGCCTCTGGCGCTCGTGGCGCTGGGTGCGTGAGGACCGCGACTTCCGCACACTGCTTATTTCGTGGATGATGATGGGGGTGGGGAACCTCGTGGCCTTCTCGCTCTTCGTGGAGTTCCTCGCGAATCCCACCCACGGCATTGCCCTGAGCGCGGACAGGGTGGCGCTGCTCACTGGCGTCGTCCCGTTGCTGGCACGGCTGGCCTCCACCTACCACTGGGGCATCCTGTTTGATCGCGCTCCTTTCTTCGTGGTGCGCATCACGCTGAATCTCATCACCGCCGCCTCCATCCTCTGCTTTTTCCTGGGGGACAATGAATGGTGGTGGGGCGCGGGCATGGCGCTTTCGGGACTCTCCCTGGCAGGCGGCAATCTGGCGTGGGCTCTCTTTGTCACCAAGCTCGCACCTGAGCACGCGGTGGCCGAATACATGAGCGTGCACACGTTTCTCACCGGCATCCGTGGTGTGCTGGCGCCATTTCTGGCCTATGCCATGATCGAGTGGTGGTCATTCACCACGATGGCGTGGATTTGCGCCGGTCTGGTGGCGGCGGCGAGTGGATTCATCGCGGTGCGTAAAAAGGGTGAGCGCATTGGGGGCCGGGAAGCTCGACCGGAGCTTTCCGAAGACGAAGCCCTGTGATACATCGATTCTGTTCGATTCTCTTTCGTTCCCTTCCTATCCTTTGAGCATGGTGGATACCCCCTCAACACCCTCGCACCTTCATTCATCCCGCATCTCCGCGGCTGGCATCGGTCATGTCCTGTGGAAGCTGTTGTGCGTGGTGCTCATCACTGCGGCATCCTCATGCAAGCCCAAGGACCCGAATGAGCAGTACGGCGCGCCGCCTGCGCGCGGTCAGAAGGACAACCGGGTGAAGGTCGCCATTCTGGCGGACTCCCGGGACATGCCCCTGAGGAATTACCAGAGCGCCCTGCTTGAACGCCTTATCCGCAAGCGCCCAGCCATGCACGTGGCCCATTACTATGCCGCAGGGAATGCTCTCGCGCAGGCCCGGCAAATCCGCGAAGCTGTGGAGTCCGGGGCCAGGTTCATCGTGATCTTTCCACTTCAGGAATCCGTGATCGCCCCGGCCCTGCGGGAAGCCGTTGCCAAGGGCGTGCGCGTCATCTCGCTCGCAGGAGAACTGCCGGAGGACACCTTCACCGTGTCCATCATCAGCGATGAGCGCCGTCTTGGAGCCATGGCTGCCGATTTCGTGCTCCAGGCGCTGAAGGCCAAGGCGGCGGATGAGGGACGCCCTGCCACTGTCGGGCGCGTCGTGCAGTTGCGCGGCGACGATGAGAGCGCGAGTGCCACGGAGCGCGCCTTGGGATTCATCGAAACCCTCCAGCGTGAACCCGGCGTGGTGCTTGTACACGACGCCCCTGGGGGATGGGACGACAAGAATGCCGCCGCGCGCATCCAGGAGGCCCTGAGGCTCCAGAAGCAGTTCGACGTGGTCTATGCCCACAATGACCTGATGGCTGCCGGCGCCGCGAAGCAACTGCGCGAGACCAGCGTGGACACCCGTGAGTCCATGCTCATCCTCGGCACCGATGCCGTCCCCGGCGCTGAGGGTGGAGCGAGCCTGGTGAACAAAGGCGTGCTAGATGCCACCATCTTCCACCCGCCGCTGGTGGATGTCGCTTGGCGCGAAATCGAACGCTTCCTGGACGATGCCAG
Protein-coding regions in this window:
- a CDS encoding efflux RND transporter permease subunit gives rise to the protein MNPAEASIRYRTVTLVFTFLMVVLGVGAYMNLSRLEDPEFTIKDALIITPYPGATAEEVSEEVTDLIERAAQQLGQVDRVVSRSERGRSTVTVTIKDQYGANELPQVWDELRRRINDAQRALPPGAGPSLVLDDFGDVFGIFFAITGEDYSYAQLHDVTKMLRRELLLVDDVQKVELYGVQQEVIYLEVSRDRSSQLGISPAEIHAALREQNLVVPSGAVDVGATRLAISPTGVFQTVEEFGELIIRRGEQSGELVHLRDIATIRRGYSEPPDTILRYDGKPAIGLGISTLSGGNVVTMGAAVERRIRDLGSEIPLGVELHKISFQADTVTVSINDFVSNLGQSVVIVIVVLLLAMGLRSGLIIGAILLITICATFIVMHANGLILERISLGALIIALVMLVDNAIVITEGMLIAIEKGVDRMKAAKDIVSQTAIPLLGSTIISVLAFGAIGLSDDSTGEYCRSLFDVLLISLLLSWLTAITITPLFCYLFLTPGKKTGDGPPKDPYAGIVYQTYKKLLLPCLRFRWATVLALVGLMALSIWGFRFVENSFFPDSTREQFMVDVWSPVGTRLDASAKTAEEMEKHLKSMPGVTHVTTCVGQGALRFLLTYAPEMFDSSFVQFIVDVDDHNNIAKLLPQAQKELSEKYPDALIITKRFLLGPGAGGRIQARFSGPDLTVLRSLSDQAMAILRADGGAMGVRIDARDEMPVVRPQFSEAQARLAGLTRTDLGQALADATSGRRIGIYREGDELIPIVARAPESERSDPQYIENIQIFSPVVRRGIPIRQIVSEFSTELEDPIVTRRDRLATVTVHADQTSGLASTLFERIRKPIEDIPLPPGYAMEWGGEHEDSTRAKGALAGTLPMFLLAMVLIVVCLFNSLRITAIIWLTVPLALIGVVIGLLTFNQPFGFMALLGALSLSGMLIKNAIVLIDEINTQLKSGKVPWDSVVDASISRVRPVLMAVLTTVFGLIPLTMDVFFGAMAVTIIVGLLFASVLTLIVVPVLYVIFFRFKDTAAPDAAPAVPGSAGGAGATA
- a CDS encoding MFS transporter, which gives rise to MPPSSSATIMFRNEMWRSAPAGILDTAYTTFGMIVAVKVFDASDAAKAMFLGSPRIGMIAAIFVVPMLLRMRSTVAQTAAVTQLVAGLCFALSALFPHSEVMFITGISLGFILFALQIPLMTQLYRTNYPPAKRGRLYAITGIMRALGAAVFSWGGGWLLGWNLEAYPWLLWSFALMAVLSGWLTYGLPATPWEVPESGDRSLWRSWRWVREDRDFRTLLISWMMMGVGNLVAFSLFVEFLANPTHGIALSADRVALLTGVVPLLARLASTYHWGILFDRAPFFVVRITLNLITAASILCFFLGDNEWWWGAGMALSGLSLAGGNLAWALFVTKLAPEHAVAEYMSVHTFLTGIRGVLAPFLAYAMIEWWSFTTMAWICAGLVAAASGFIAVRKKGERIGGREARPELSEDEAL
- a CDS encoding substrate-binding domain-containing protein — encoded protein: MVDTPSTPSHLHSSRISAAGIGHVLWKLLCVVLITAASSCKPKDPNEQYGAPPARGQKDNRVKVAILADSRDMPLRNYQSALLERLIRKRPAMHVAHYYAAGNALAQARQIREAVESGARFIVIFPLQESVIAPALREAVAKGVRVISLAGELPEDTFTVSIISDERRLGAMAADFVLQALKAKAADEGRPATVGRVVQLRGDDESASATERALGFIETLQREPGVVLVHDAPGGWDDKNAAARIQEALRLQKQFDVVYAHNDLMAAGAAKQLRETSVDTRESMLILGTDAVPGAEGGASLVNKGVLDATIFHPPLVDVAWREIERFLDDASYAPKKRQKVKPLLITPSNAADFERQSLPAPQVE